Within Chelatococcus sp. HY11, the genomic segment CGCAAGCGCGATGCCATCCACCTTGCGGCAGATGTCGGCGACGATTTCGGCGTCCGCATCGCTAAACTCGGCGCGATAGCCGGCGGCCACCGCTCGCTCAAGGAAAAGCCGGGCAGCAGGATAGTTGGCGATGGTCTCGGCGGAAATTACGGCGTCGTCGGGCGGAAACGCCAGCGATGCAAGCGGATAAACGTGCTCACCATCGGCGCGCAAAGCTTCACGACTTGTTGTAAGGACAGCTACACCCGGTGCCTCCTGGCAGATTAACTCTGCCAGCTCGGCCGCCGAATCCACGACATGCTCACAACAATCGAGTACAACCAGCATTCGCCGCTCGCGCAGATAGTTGACCACATTGCTCGTCGCGCTGCCCGATTGAAGCAGGTTGAGCACGCAGGCGAGCGACTCGACCACCGGTACGTCCGATTTGCGCATGCTCAAATCCATGAACTGCACGCCGTCGGGGAAAGTGCCGGCCAGCTGGCTCGCCACGGATAAGGCCACCGTCGTCTTGCCGATGCCCCCGGGGCCATGAATGGTAACAAAGCGCCGCGACTGCACGATGCTGGCGATCTCACTGACTTCGCTCTCGCGTCCTACCACCAGGTTCGACCGTCGCGGTAGATTTGCCAAAATGTCGGGTTGGCAAAGCGCCGTCGCGATCGCGTCCGGCTGATTGGTCCTGCGATCGACGGCGGCGACGAAGCAATAGCCGCGACCGGCGATGTTCGTCACATAGCGCGCGCCCTCCCGTCCGTCGCCCAATGCTTTGCGCAACCCGGCGACATGCACGCGCAAGCTGCTCTCCTCTACGGTTACACCGGACCAGACATGGTCAATGAGCTGTTGCTTGGTGACGACATTGCCGGCGTTCTCCACCAGCATGATCAGTATGTCGAGCGCGCGGCTGCCGAGTTGCACAGGCGCGCCCTGCTTCATCAGGCGGCGCTCCTGAACGAACAAGGCGAACGGACCGAATTCCGAAGCTTGTACGGAAGATGACATCAGGTCCCCTCAACCTTCGAAATTGCGCTAAAGCTGAGACGAAGCTTAAGTGTCCTCGTTAAACGGGCCAGTGCGCCCAGTGCTTTTTTTGTATGGCAGTGCTTTTGTCGAAAAACAGAACCGCAGACTTAGCTCACATTCTCGATAGACGAAGCATGCAAGAAAAGACGGGCCCCATTAACACAACAGCCTTCAGAATTTGCGGCTGCGCCGCCAGGCTCCGGGCGTGTCGCCCACGGCGCCACTAAACGCGCGGGTGAAATGGCTTTGGTCGGCGAAGCCACAGTAATGAGCTATTTCATCTATCGGCAACGCCGAATTCAGCAGCAAGCTTTTGGCACGCTCGATTCGCTGGGCAAAGAGCCAGCGCATGGGTGTCAGTCCTGTCGTCGCCTTAAAAGCGCGAGCGAAATGAGCTCGTGAAAGGCCGCAATTGCGCGCTAGTTCCTCAAGTCCAATCTTGCCGTCCATGTTTGCCAGCAGCATGTCCTTGGCGCGGCGTTCCTGCCACGCTGCAAGCGCTGACCTGCGCGGCGTCGGCCAGGCAGCGGCCTCCCCATGCCTGGCTGCCAAATGCGTGACCATCGCGAGGCTAACATGATCAATGAAAAGCCGGTTGATTGCTGGCCCCTGATGGAGGGCGGGTAGGAGGCATTCTCCGAGATGCCAGATCACGGGATCATCGATCGGATCTCCAAACGAGGCACGCAATGTAATCGGCCGCCGTGTTTCGTTCTCCTCGGCGATGAGGTCCAAGGAGGCGCGCGGCACGTAGAAGGCCAAGCAATCGACAGCGGCGCGCACGATCGACTGGTGTTCTTGATGGAGATCGAGCAGAAGGAATTGCCCGCGATCAAGAGGTTTCATATCGACAGGCTTTCCGTCGATCCAATAGGGATTGGCCGGGATTGCCCGCCTCTGAAGAAAAACGAGAAACGCGTCTTCCCTCCCGATCCGCGTGGCCGCCTCGCTGTCGCGTTCCTCCCAGGCGAGATGAGTTGTCATGAAATCAGCTGTCTGCAGCAATCGAGCTTCGATCGTCGGCGGGGACTTAACGCCGACCGAGTCTCCAAGTTTGTCGCCATAGGCGCCTGACATGACCTACCGCCAATAGTTGGATGGATGCCCTCGCCGCTAACAGAGGCACGGCATACCGCTCTTGTCCAGCGCTCCCCCGTCGGAACAACGACGGTGTCCGCACATAGCTCAGAGTGTAGCCGCACCTTCAGACGCAAGAAAGCTGCCCGTGGCCGTGTCACAGCCTGAAGCTGGCGAGAGCAACACCTTGCGTCTATGAGACTGGGCGCCCGGACGGGCTGCTGTTCCTGTGAGGTTGCCCATGCTCCCGCTTCACGGGCGCAGCTTTCGCCGGCCGGAGGTTGCCGCGATCCTTGGCGTGACCGATCCTGTCGTGGCGCATCTCGAGCGCATCGCTCTCGACCCCGGGGCTGACGGCAAGAGATGCCGCCTGCCTGGCGAGGCGGAGAAAGAAGCCGAGAGGCATGCCGAACGACGGCCCCAAAACGCTATTCTCTGAGCGAGATCGAGCCGGAAGCCACGCACGCTCTGTGACCTGTGTCATGTGACGCGGCTTCCCTGCGCTCGGAAGTGACGGAGTGCCGCGAGGCTTTTCCATATCTTACAAGGTGGAAAAACCCACGCCCCCTCCGTGCGGAGAGCCACGTCCCGAACGGAACGGGAACACGTGGGCCGGAAATCAGGTACGGTTGTGTACGAGGATGAGAACATCAGAGGCACAAAAGTGTCTAGGCAAAGTGTCTAGAAAACGGTTGAGAGCTGCGTCGCTCTACAGCCATTCTCTATAAGAAATTAATTCAATTGAATAAATTTGGTAGCGGAGGCTCGTCTTGAACATCCTCCCCGCTTATGGAACATCCGGAGAACGATCTTAGCCAAGTCCTTGTGACACTTCGCATTCGGCAAGGCCCCGAGAAATAGGTGGGCACAAAAAAGGCGCCGCGAGGGCGCCTTCTCTGTTTCAGGGGCTTGGTCGAATCAGGCGGCGTTCGCTGCCTTCACACCATCGGCCACCCACCGCCACTGACCGCACTCAAGGCCCCACCGCGCGATGATGTCCGCCCGAGCCCGCCGCTCGGTCAGGTCGTTCGGCAGGCGGTGTGTTGCCTCCTCCTGCACTGCTGCCAGCATGAAGCTCAGGCGCTCGACCTCGAACCCGAGAAGGTCCTCCACCGCCCCGCTCGACGTGGCGCAGTGAACCGCCAGCACGTCCTTGGCCGTGTTGATGGCGAGATAGAGGGCGGACAGCCGGGTCATCTCCACCCCGGACAGATCCACGTCCAGGATCGTCGCGTCCGGTGTCGTTTCGGTCAGGGAGAGGCCCGTCATGCGGCACCTCCCGTCTTGGCGATGGCGTTCTTGACGATCTCGCCTTCGATCGTCTTTTCGAGGGACTGCCACCAGCGATCTTCAACCGCGCTATCGAAGTCGCACCAAGCATCGATGATCACGCCATCGGGCACGCCTGGGAAAGCGGCTTCGGCCGCCTTCCACACGTCTTCACCTTTCTCGTGGGCCTGCTCCATCACTTGGATGATCTGAGCGCGGACCTGTTTCCGGATGTCGTTCAAAGCTGACCTCCCGTCCCGGGCAACCGCCGGATAGCCGTCTGGAGGCGGCGCTTGGCGTTGTACGTCTCGCGCTTCGCCCGCTCCACAGCGTCATACTGCTGTTCGGTGAAACCCTTCATCGCCTCCCATTCGGGCGTGTTGAAGTCGACGTGCGGGACGCTGTGCGCCTCCTTCCACACCCGATAGCCGTCATGGAGATCCTGGACCCGGCACTTCTGATCGAACTCGCAACGCTCGAGCTCAACGGCCCGGCGAGCGATCTCGATCATCAGCGGCAGATGCTGTGTCATGGTGAGAATGTCGGCCTTCATGCCGCACCTCCTTCAAAGCTGGTAGCCGGGGCACGGAACTGGATGACCTTCTGGTCGACCGGCAGCGAGGCCTTGGCGCGGCGCTCTGTCCGTCCGGCCACATAGGACCGGACCAGCTCAGCACCGAGGCTCGCGCCGAACAGAAATTCCTGCGCTTTCTCCCGAGGGAAGCGCCAGGGCTGGCTACGGTTGACATGGGCCGGTGTGCGCCAGCATCCGACCTTGGCCGTGAACTTCAGCATCTCACGGGTGATGAACTGCGTCGTACCGCGGAACCGGCCTTTGACCTGGACCAGATCGAGCATGTCCGCCGCCGTCACCGTCGATGTCATGTCCACGGTCGGATGCATATCCTCGCGGCGCTGGGCATCCTGCACGGCCTTGGCGATGATCGGGGCGATCTCGTCGCGAAGCACCACGCCCGTGCACTGCTTGATCATGTTCCCGATGACGCGCTTGACCTCCTTGTCGAGCATCGTGACCGCCACTTCCGAACGCACAGGCGCGACCGCCTGATTGAAGTAGCTGTCCTCCAACTTCTCGAACACCTCCCACGCCATGTCCGTGTCGAGCAGCTTCGCGTGCCGGGCGGCACCACGTTCTGTCCACAAGATGAGGCTGGGGGCGTTCTTTCCAACTAACCCACTCACAGTGGGTGAGTTCTTGAATTTCTTTAATTTTGAATGGGTTAGCTTGATATAGTGCGTGCCCTCAATGAACCGCTCTTCATTCCGGTCATGGTTCATCTGGATATTATGGCCGACCGTGCCGTACACCTTGGCGAGCAGCTCGGTGGTGATAACGCGCCTGCCTTCGTACGCGACGACGGGGAGGTCTTCGACCGCACCTTCATGCACCGCTGGCAAGCCGGGCGGCAAAGTCACCACTTCCCCATCATGGGGATTATGCGTATAAACATCATCAACCATTAGAGGCTCCTTCACAGCCTTGGTGGTTACGGGGGCCGCCTGCAAGAGGCGGTTTCGTTTCAGCGACGACGGAGCGGCTTTCCACGGCATGTGCTCCGTCGTCGTTCTTCATGCGATCCAGCTTCTCCCTGATAGCTCGGACGATCTCGCTGTTCTGCGAGGATCCATTTCGCTTGGCTTCACGCATCATGAAGCGCTTAAGGTCGGTGGGGAGGCGAAGCATCAGTCTCGGCCAATTTGCTTGGCTCATCGGATCTCCTAGTGACACCAAAATGGTGGGTTAACCATACACTCCACCATTATGGTGTCAAGCTTCACATGACACCATTTCGGTGGTATCCACAGCCATGGCCAAGCAAGATGACTACATCCGGATCACCCTCAGGCTTCCGCAGGACGTGCATCGGCGGCTCATCGAAGCCGCGGGTCCGCGATCGCTAAACGCGGAGATCGTCACACGTCTCCAGAACACGCTGGATCTAGATGAAGGCCTCTCCTCTGATCCCTCGCCCGGCTACGAACATATGGAAGAGCCCCCTCCATATCCCCCTATCCCTCAATCGCTGTTGGACGAGTATTCCTTGCGCGCCGACCACGAAAGGCTGGATCGCCTCAAAGAGGCAATTGAGTGGATTATCTCGCTTGCCGAACAGCAAATCGGGCGTACCCACAGTAAGGTCAAGAAACCGAAGCCCCGAAGCGGGGAATAACCGCTTCGGGACGGTCGGCCGCTCATCCTCGGAAAATCTGAGGTTGCATTCCCGGAAATACTTGGATTGCCGGGGGCCAGCACAAACCGGGAATTCTCCGGTTTGACCTCAATATGGGATTCTCCCACATTGCCAGCCCCCCACATGACCCGGTCTAAAGTACGTTTTGCGTACTTTAGAAGCTCGACGGAATGCGTCGGGGTTTGCCCCACGGTGGCAAGAACTCTGATTTCGTTGGCGATTTCGGCTTAACCTGTCCAACAGGCAGGTTTTGAGAAGGCGTCACGACGGTCGTGATACCTTGAGGAGAGGTGCCCTCAAATCTGAGGAGACCACCGCGACATCGAACGATCTTCGTTCGATGACATCCGACGAAATTCGTCGGAGGTGGCGACAATTCGTCGAGGCCCTAAAACGTCAAAAGCCGCCCGGTCCCGAAGGACAGGGCGGCGCGACATTCCGACGTAGCTATGTTATAAAGAGGCGTCTGCAGTTTGGACCTTCAGCCCGCTCCGCGCGTCGGTGCGGGTTTTTTCTTTGACCGGATCACGGCTTCCAGGCGCTTCAGGATCGCCGAGGCCTTCCCCGGCACCGGCCTGTCATCCACAAGGTTTCCTGTCTCCATCGCATCGAGGATGATCGCGCAACAGGCTATGGCGTGCCCGAGGTGGTGCGCGCCGCTGTCGTCGGCGGTGTCCTCGCCGTCCAGGTAGTCGAGCAGATGTCTCTGTGCTGCGGCAATGTAGACGCGTGTCCTGACCTTCTTCTCACGCCAGTTGTACGGGTCATATTTGTCGGCGCCGTCCATCATGGCATGCGCGCCATGGATCAAGCCGGCAGCCGGGAACAGCGACAGGTCGACCCTGCACGAGCCGGCCCGGTCCTTCGGGTTGGTGTCGTCGGTCATGCCGCCGCAGGCTCCTTCCACGAAACCCACTCCGCGGTGACGGGGCTGTGGTCTTCCACCTTCACATCCCAACGGCTCGTGATCCCGCGGTCCGGGTGAACGAACCAAAGTGGCTGTGACGGCTCGCTTGGAGATGCGCGAAGCGCGTTCTTGGCAAACTCATCGAAGCCCTTGAGGGTGTTCGCGACGATGGCGCGCGGTAGCCAAAGTTGCTGGTGCCAATGGCCGATCAAGAGGATATCGTAGTCGTTGCCGATGGAGGTGGCTTGGCCGCGTGTCTTGACCTCACCGCGCATGATAGGGCCGATCGCCCCGATGATCCCGTCCCCTCCCTTCACGCCTAGCATGTCACCATGCATGGCAAGGTAGCGCTGGCCATAGACCCGATAGTGAACCTCGTTTGAAGCGCGGATGTCGATTGTCACACGCGGATCGTTGGCAAAGTGGCGCTTCAGAAGCTGGTATATCAGCCAGTCGAAGTTCTTGTAGACGTAGCGCTTGAACTCAGGCTTCGGCGTGCCTCGCCCATGATTCCCGGCTGCGCATGGGACGTAAACCCTCCCGAAGATTGTCGCCATGCGCTCAAGGCCGGTTATCAGGAGGTCCCGGCACCGCAGCGCGGCGGGGATAACCTCCTCTTCATCGGTCTTGGCAAGCTCGGGATGAAGACCGCCGGAGACGAAATCGCCAAGCAGGTTCACCACAATGCCGGGGTAGTTTTTCGGCCCGTGGTTGGCGCAGATATCTACGGTGGCATCGAAGAGCCGGCGGACACGCCGTTCGGCAATGTCGATGTTGTACTCATTGACGCCGCCGACTTCCTCCGGCCTCACCACTTCTGGAATGTGCCAATCCGACCAAATGGTCACGGGCACCTCCGGTTTCTTGTTGGGGGTTGCGGCCGGAATTCGGACGAGCCAGTCCGGCGGGGCTTCGGGAGCGGCCCCCATGGCTCCCAACGCGGCAAGGATGACCTCGTCTGCTAGATGGCCACGCTGTGCCTCGCGGAGCTTGGCCCGGAGGTCATTCACCTCGTCCTGAAGACGGACGATCTTGCGATCAGCCGCGACGAGTTCAGCTGCGGAGGCCGGCGCTTCATGCGGGGCAGATCCCGTCAGACCGCGCTGTTCGGCACGGGCAAGGCGAAGTTGAAAGGTGGAGCGGGCGATGCCCAGCGCTCTGGATGCCGCGTTCTGGCTGCCGTAGGTCTTTAAGGCTTCGGCCGCCTCGATCGCGAGATCGTCAGACAGGGTCGATGTCATTGAGATCCTTGATGGAGAGGTTACCGGGGGAGCCCGGAAATGAATGGCCAGATCTTGCCGATCAGCCACAGGAAGCCGGACGTTGCCGTGCCCGCGAGGCCACCGACGACGACGAAGACACGCCATCCGCCCTTGGCCTGGGTCATGATGTCTTTGATCTCTGTCACGTCCTTCCGCAGGGCTTCGACGTTCGTCTTCACCTCGGCAACGTCGGTCTTGAGGTTGGCAACGCGCTCTTCCAATGTGGCCAGCCTTTCGCCGGTAGTGCGGGCTGTGCTCATCGCCACCCCTCCCGGAGCGCATCGTCACGGGCGATCAGCCGGAGGCCGCAGCGCTGTTGTGAACCGGATCGAGCCCGGTCAATCTTCCAAAAGCGTTCGGTGTCTTCGACCGACAGCGCACGGTCGGGGATCTCGAAGACACCGACGAAACAGTGACGGATGTCGAGCGGGATATCGGGAAGCTTGGGAGCCTCGGCAGGCGGTGGCGCCATTTCACGGGCGGTGGTGCACCCAGCCAAGACTATGATGATGGGAAGGACGAGGATCTGCCGCATCAGCGCACCCCTCGGATACGGCGGACAACATCGTCAGGCAGGGCTGGCGCGTCGTTCGCCGGGGTCGCCTCGATCGCGGCGCGGTTGGTCTCCTCGATGCTGTCCTGAGCGTCTTTCAGCTGCGCATCGGCGGCATCGGCCCTCGCGATCGCCGCGTTGCGCTCGATGACGAGTTCAGCCTGACGGGCGCGCCATACGGCCCGCTCTGTCGCCACGCCGTCGTGATAGCGCAATGCGCCATAGCCCCAGATGCCGCCGGCCGCGAGGATCGCCAGCACGAGATAGATCGCGATCGGGGGCACGCCGATGGCCGAAGCGACAGCGTTCATTTCAGGCTCTCCAGGCACAGCTCCAGCTCACCCATGCGAGCCGCGTCGCCGTATTCGCGCCGGTTCTTCAGACCGGCGATCACCTTGCCGCCGGCCCGGTTGAACCAGGTCATGGCATGACAGGAGCCCCGGAAATCGCCGGCCCGCGCGCGCTTGGCTGCCGTCGATGAGCAAGCCGCACCGACGCCGATGTTGTAGGTTTCATCCAGCATCGCGCCCTGCCAGCCGAGCGGGGCATCGTCGAAGCCGGGGATGCAGCGGGCGAGCGGCTTGTGGAAGTCGTTCTCCAGCCGAGACAGGAGCATCGCCTTGCACTCGGCGTCGGTCTTCACCATGCCGGGCTTCACGTTGAGCGTTTCGCCCGTGCAGATGGTCCAGACGCCTCCGAGCCTATCCCAATAGGCGGTGTTGACGGTGCCTTCCCACGGCTCGGTCAGGTAGGTTGCCGTCATGGCGATGAGGCCAAGCGCGGCCCCCGCTGCCAGGGCCTTGCGGGCACGAGCGCTCATTGTTTCTCTCCCGACACGGAATTTTGCGCGACGATGCGCGCGACGAAGGCGCCGCAAACGGTCAGCGCGCACAGGCTGGCGAACACGCCGCGATGGATGGGCAGGATCTCTTGCAGGAGCGGAAGCGCGACCTCGGCACCGGACAGAGCGCCGGCGAGGATCAGCAGGCGGATGCTCCAGGCGTAGCGCAGGACCTCTCGCCAGTTGGGGACGAGCCTCACCGGTCTTCGCCTTCAACGACGTATTTCGTGCCGTAAGCGACACCAGCCCAATAGTTGCCCTCGCGAGACGCACAAGCGCTCAAGGCCGCGGCGACGAGCACCACGATCAGCAGCAGTTTCATTGATGTCTCCGAAGGCTATTCCCGCATGCGGCACGGGCGATCAATCCGTGACAGGCGCGAAGATCGTCTCTGCCTCAAGCAGGGCGTACGGCAGATCACGCAGATAGGCGACCATTGCCGCCGCATTGGCGATGTAGGCCGGATCGTCGATGATGCGCTTCGGCGCCACGAACTTGCCGACGAGTTCAACGACCGCGCCCGCCTCGAATTCGACCGCATCCGGGTTCAGGTTGATCCCGACGCCCGGCGATGCCGTGTCGATCGCACGCGGGGCGATATAGACCGGGGGAATGCTGGTCGGGTTACTCAGCGCTTCGAGGGCGACCTTCTGCGCGGCGGTGATGATGAATTTGTTCTCGACGCTCATGCTGCGACAGCCTTTATCTTTGTGATGTAGTTCTGGATGACGGTGTTCAGATTGGCTTCCTTGCCGACCATCGAAGCCCCGAACATTGCGAAGGCCACGCGGCGCGTGCTGAAGGTCGAAGGCGATCTGCCGCCGATGCGAAACTCTCCGGTGGGGCGGCCGGCAGCCGAGACGGTGGCTTCCGCCATCTGGACGCCATCGCGCCAGATCCGTTCGGTCGTGGCGTCGATGCGGGAGATCCCCGAAAGTCCGGCCGATGACGCGACAACAGCGAGCGTGGTCGCGCCGCTGACCCGGTTGAGCTGCCCGCCCATGGAGCCCGTGGCGCCACGCGGAATGCAGAAGGCGGAAAAAGTCTCACCGGCCCCGACATCCGGCACGGACGCGGCTACGTCTGTGTCTGTATAGGACCAGATACTGGCGTCGTTGACGGTCCATTTGACGCCGTCAACAGACGGCCGGCGGCCTGTGCCCACGTAACTGGACGTGCCGTTGCCGGTCCACCCGTATCGGTCAGTCCACGTCGGAGAGTTCGACAAGGCGAAGATCTTCGACGCTTCGGGGTTCTTCAGGTCCGTGACGCCATGGATCATGTTGGTGGCGCCCGTCGGGGCGATCAGATCCGCGTCCGGCCAAATGCCAAAATCCTGGAAGGCAACGATCGTCTCGTTGAGGAGAGACTTCACGGCAGCGGATGGAGCAGCCCCGACGCCGTCCCAAAAGTCAAAGACCGCTTTGGCTCGCGCGTCATAGCTCGGCGGCGTCCAGAGACGGGGGCGCCGCGCCAGCCCGAGCCCGGTTGAGAGCGCGAGGCCGGCCATCAGTCGAGCGCCTTGACCGCGATCTTGTGCCCAGCCGGCACCAGGAGGTCGATCGAGCTTCCAGCCAGCAGCACGCGGCGCGGCGCATTCGACGGGTTCGGCGTGCCTGTGCCGCTCGTCAGCCACACGTCCACGTCGGTGGTGACGCGGGCGATATTCTGGTCTTGCCCGTTGACGGTCATGCCACCCGGCGCGGCAGCGGAGACGGCCGCCGTTCCCGAGACCGCAAGCTTCTCCGAGGCAACAGGGGCCGCATGGTGCAGCCCCTGCGAGATAGCCGGCGACGCGGCCGAACCGAATTCGACATAAACCGTGGCCATGCGGCCCTCCTGAATTGAAAAAGCCGCCTCGGAGGGCGGCGGGTGAGCGGTTCTTGAGGGAGAAATCAGGCCGGGGTGCGAAGCAGCGGTCGGTGGATCACCACTCTTCCAAGCTTAGTATACCGCGAACCGCTGTCGAAGACGGTGTTGTCCTTGCGGTCCATGGGCCGGTTGGGTCTGTGGCGGTGAGTATTCCACTCGTCGTGGAAGCGACATACAGCCCCAGCGCGGCATTGTAGACTACCTTATTGATGGCATCCGATGTCCCGCTAGTTCGCTGCGTCCAGGTTCCGGTTGGATCCGTAGCGGTCGCAATTTTCCCGGCATTGCCGACCGCAACCCAATAGGATGCGCCCTTGCAAATGCCGTTGATGTTGTCCGATCCGAATGACGATGTGCGGGAAGTCCACGCGCCAGTCGGCGACGTCGCGGTGCGCATGTCGCCCGAGACACCGGCCGCGACATAGAGCCCATCGTCACCTTTCGCGACGTCATTCATCGTGTATGTTCCAGATAGCCGATTTGTCCACGTCCCTGAAGCCGTCGAGGCCGTGTATATCGCGTTCTGACCAGCCGCTATAAAAACGGTTCCATCATGAATAACCTTTCGGGCATTGACGGTTGATATTGCTGTCCACGGTCCTGACAGAGCGGTAGCCCTCTGAGAACCGCTACCTGCTTGAGAAAAAATGACGTTCTCAGTCGCTGAGAATGCGCCACTACCTGCTGCCGTGCCAGGAACCGTGCCCCCAGTCCACCCGGCCATTGGGTCGTTCGTGTAGAGATACGAATTGACGTTAGAATTCTCGCCCGCCAGGAAACAGGGAGTTCCGGACAGCGAGCCAACCGCATACCACGAATAGTTGCTCGGGACTGTAAATCCGGTATTCGTCGTCCAGGTGATGCCGTCGCGCGAATAGATCATGCGATAAACGCCGCCGACGAACCCGCTTATCATTAGGAGGGGCTTTTTTGCGGATGCGAAAACGTATGGGTTGATGATCAGGCTCATGATTGGTTACCGATCAGTTCGACGATGAGGCCGGCCGCCGTGCCGTTGCCAATCTGGTCGATGTCGATCGTTACCTCGTCGTCAGCGAGGAAGGCGGCGGAGGATATGACGGCGGGCGTCGCGGCCGTGGCAGACGTCTTCTCGGTGTTGTCGATGGTGAGCTTCGTCGAAATGACGGAGGTGCCGTTCTTGTTGATGTCGACGGTGAAGATGCTGCCGGATGCCTGCGCGGTGAGAAGCGAGGCTTTGACGGCCGTGAGGGTGAAGGCATAGGGCAGCCGGAAATAGGC encodes:
- a CDS encoding AraC family transcriptional regulator, whose amino-acid sequence is MAFYVPRASLDLIAEENETRRPITLRASFGDPIDDPVIWHLGECLLPALHQGPAINRLFIDHVSLAMVTHLAARHGEAAAWPTPRRSALAAWQERRAKDMLLANMDGKIGLEELARNCGLSRAHFARAFKATTGLTPMRWLFAQRIERAKSLLLNSALPIDEIAHYCGFADQSHFTRAFSGAVGDTPGAWRRSRKF
- a CDS encoding ORF6N domain-containing protein; the protein is MVDDVYTHNPHDGEVVTLPPGLPAVHEGAVEDLPVVAYEGRRVITTELLAKVYGTVGHNIQMNHDRNEERFIEGTHYIKLTHSKLKKFKNSPTVSGLVGKNAPSLILWTERGAARHAKLLDTDMAWEVFEKLEDSYFNQAVAPVRSEVAVTMLDKEVKRVIGNMIKQCTGVVLRDEIAPIIAKAVQDAQRREDMHPTVDMTSTVTAADMLDLVQVKGRFRGTTQFITREMLKFTAKVGCWRTPAHVNRSQPWRFPREKAQEFLFGASLGAELVRSYVAGRTERRAKASLPVDQKVIQFRAPATSFEGGAA
- a CDS encoding dATP/dGTP diphosphohydrolase domain-containing protein, coding for MTDDTNPKDRAGSCRVDLSLFPAAGLIHGAHAMMDGADKYDPYNWREKKVRTRVYIAAAQRHLLDYLDGEDTADDSGAHHLGHAIACCAIILDAMETGNLVDDRPVPGKASAILKRLEAVIRSKKKPAPTRGAG
- a CDS encoding lysozyme; the encoded protein is MSARARKALAAGAALGLIAMTATYLTEPWEGTVNTAYWDRLGGVWTICTGETLNVKPGMVKTDAECKAMLLSRLENDFHKPLARCIPGFDDAPLGWQGAMLDETYNIGVGAACSSTAAKRARAGDFRGSCHAMTWFNRAGGKVIAGLKNRREYGDAARMGELELCLESLK